The following is a genomic window from Amaranthus tricolor cultivar Red isolate AtriRed21 chromosome 10, ASM2621246v1, whole genome shotgun sequence.
atcaattttaacCTAAGTGATTAGttataaatttaaagtgatcacttacaatcataAAGAGATGAATTTATCAATTAAAGATATCAATTGATAATATACACTTATCCCATAATAATACAGTTTCgcaaaaaacttattttaatacTACTATGTCACATCTTAAATTTGAAACTCAAGAACTACAGTGATGTATTCTATTTTTTACTAGTAGTTGCTCCtgccattttattttttatttataaaaagaaacaaaaacagCCAGCccctttgttcattcttactggTTTCGCTACCTAAACAATTTTAGTCTTTTCACATGATTTGCTTCGGTGATTTCTATCGGCaaattttgtatgagaccgttttaTAGAGATACAGGACTATATAAGCAacccattaattaaaaatactaaaatttaaatttatacttgtgtagaaaataatttttttaattatttaggtTAATCCAATTAAAGTCATTTCACGAATAAAGGACTTTAAAAATAGTAGACTTTTATAAATACAACCCTAACTAAGGCTATAATAATACTTCAAAAAGCTTTTTAACATATTTAACTTTTAAGACGTAAACTCAAACAAAGTGAAAagtacaatttattttttccacATACATTAGATAAGTCAAAACAAGGCAATCATTAAACAAAAGTCAAACCTATTTGTTCATATATAATATCTTCCCAGAGTACTCACCATCAAAACAGACAAAAAACCAGTCATTATTCTACAACAATGAGAAACCAAACAACAtccttgtttcttcttcttcttcttctctttgtCTTCACCAATTTAAATTCACCAACTTTTGCCAGAAATTTTCTTCCAAAAGGATCTTCCTTAAATGTTAAAGATCCATCTAACACTGATAATCTTCTCATTTCTCCTGATAAAACCTTCACTTGTGGATTCCTCAATACAGGAACAACAAATGCTTACTACTTCTCTATTTGGTTCACAAATTCCAAACAAAAAACATTTGTATGGACATCTAACAGAGATAATCCTGTTAATGGCCGCGGCTCGCGCCTAACATTAAGAAAAAATGGTGTGATGGTATTAACAGACATTGATGGGTCAATTGTTTGGCAAACAAACACAACAGGATCAAATGTTGAAAGAGCCGAGCTTCTCAATACAGGAAATCTTGTTCTTAGAGATCAAATTGGTAATATTCTTTGGCAAAGTTTTGATTTTCCTACTCATACTTTGCTTCCTAATCAAATTTTTGGAAAAACCCAGAAATTGGTTTCTGGTATTGGTCCTGATATGATTGGAACTGGGTATTTTAGTTTCTTTTTTGATACTGATAATGTGCTTAGAATGATGTATGATGGTCCTGAAATTTCTAGCGTTTATTGGCCTAATATAGGGTTTACTGTTTATCAAAATGGTAGAACAAATTATAATAGCAGTAGGATTGCTGTATTTGATGATTTGGGTACATTTTCTTCAAGTGATCAGTTACAATTTAGTGCTTCAGATGTAGGAATTGGGATTAAAAGAAGATTAACCATGGATTATGATGGGAATTTTAGGGTTTATAGTTTGAATGAATCATCTGGGTTATGGAACATAACATGGCAAGCAGTTTCAAAATTGTGTGATGTTCATGGCCTTTGTGGTAGGAATGGGATTTGTGTTAATACACCAAAACCCATGTGTAGTTGCCCACCATTGTATGAACCGATCGATTCAAGCGATTCGAGTAAAGGTTGTAAACCGAAATTCAAAAGAAGTTGTTCAGATTCTAGGTTTGTTGAGTTGCCTCATGTTGATTACTATGGTTATGACCTAAATTTTAGTCTTGGTGCTTCATTTGAAGTTTGTAAGGAACTTTGTGTAGGAGATTGTAGATGTCAAGCATTTAGTTATAGAGTAACTGGTCAAGGATTGTGTTTCACAAAAAGTGCCCTTTTTAATGGATTTAGGTCGGATGAATTTCCGGGGAGCTTGTATATTCGATTACCGAGTTCTACACAGACAACATTGAAACCTGTTATAAGCGTTAATGTGTCTCGAATTGATTGTAGTCGAGGGAAAGTGTTGGCGTTTCCGAACAAATATGATATCACGAGTCTTAGATTCAGATGGGTTTATCTATACTCGTTTTTTATTGTAATTGGTGCACTCGAAGTACTTATATTGTTAGCTGGGTGGTGGTTTTTGTTTAGGAAGCACGGTTTTACAGCTTCGATGGAAGGTGGGTATCAAGTACTTTCGAATCAGTTTAGGAGTTATAGCTATAAAGAGTTGAAGAAAGCAACCGGGAATTTCAAGGAAGAAGTTGGAAAAGGAGGGTTTGGGGCTGTTTACAAGGGAACTTTGGTTGATGATAGAGTTGTTGCAGTGAAAAAACTCGGAGATGTAGTCCAAGGAGAGGAAGAATTTTGGGCAGAAGTGAGTACGATTGGTAAAATTAACCATATGAATCTGGCTAGAATGTGGGGTTTTTGTTCGGAAAGGAAACACAGACTGTTAGTGTATGAATATGTACCAAAAGGATCATTAGACAAACACCTGTTCTCGAGCACAACCTTTCTTGGGTGGAAAGAAAGATTCAAGATTGCGTTAGGCACGGCCAAAGGCTTAGCTTATCTTCACCACGAATGTCTCGAATGGGTTATCCATTGTGATGTGAAACCCGAAAATATACTCATAGACGAGAATTATGAGGCAAAAATTTCCGACTTTGGCCTAGCGAAGTTATATCAAAGAGGGAATCATGGTTCATCAGAAATGACTAGAATTAGAGGTACAAAAGGATATATGGCTCCGGAATGGGCAATGAATCTTCCCATTACTGCAAAGGTTGATGTGTATAGTTACGGGGTTGTTATCCTCGAGCTTGTGAAAGGGATTCGACTATCGAGTTGGGTGGTGGAAGATCACGGTGATGTTGCGTTAGAGGAAATACCGGAATTTGTTAGATTTGTGAGATTGGCTAAACGGAAAATGCAGAATGGAGAAGATTCATGGGTGGAAGATTTGGTTGACCCGAGATTGGAAGGTAATTTTAGCTGGAACCAAGCTACTATGATGATTGAGGTTGGACTTTTATGCGTGGAAGAAGATCGAAACAAACGACCAACTATGGAATCGGTTGTGCAAGCTCTTTCGGAATGCTGTGCAGACGAAAACTGATGCAAATTTTCAGCACTTACATCTCTTTCTTGTTGTATACATGTATTTCTTGTTGTATACAGAAATGTACTATTTCTGTATGTGTTATGTACTTGAGAAGTCTTAGTAGAAACTACAACAAACAATTATGAGTGTAAAGATATATCTATATACCTTGTACAACTAAAAATCTCTGCAAGTTAGAAGTATGGTTTCGGCATTATTATTGTAGCCGATGCTCAATATGTCGACATCAAAAACGTCAACGTCAAGATCACTCAACAAGTTCATGATATTCCATAAACAAGCGAAGAATTCACTCGAGTTCCTTCAATAAGGATCAAGAAACACTTTCAAACAATTCGAGATATCGACAAATGAATATTGATTGTTAGCTAGTATAGTTAGCAGATTTAACCAATGGGTAGAATcaattattttgttgtcttttaagCTAGCTACAAGTCAGCTATTACAAAGATGTTTTATAAAAATCAGTTGTTGACTGTTGATTGTTCAGTAGAAAAACGCGAGTCATTTGCTTGTTCTGAATTGAGCGCTCTGATCCATGGAACATTATCGGTATCAATAACAATATACTTGCAATTTTATTATAGATATCGAGATCTGCACCGAGAATTTCAATATAAACTCCTAACAGCATATTTTTGCCGATTTTCCATTACATCAAAAATTACTTATACGCAAGTTTGTCAATTTCATGTTTCATCTCTGTCGTCCATTACTGTTTTACAGAATGGCACGAGACCATGGACAAGCAATCTAAAGCGGCAACAAAGTTTCCTTGAGAGAAACGAGCTGCCACTACGCCCTACGGTATATGAATCGCAGAAGTAACTAGCTGCATTACAATGCAATGTAAGTGTGGTAGTTGTAAGTAACCAGCGCGTATAAGCAAAACCGAGCATTAGAACCTTGGGGAACCGGTTTTGATCGGCGCCCAAATATCTGCACCGTTGCTTCCAGGTAATCCAGCTGTACACTCGATTGGTACGAGACACAGCCCTTTGCTTCTTAAGCTATAGTGTACGAGCTCCTGAAAACGCAATCACGAACAGAAACCGATTACAGAAGCTTCGCAACACAATAGAGATTGTTTATGCCGTAAATGATGTTTCGTGAACGCATATATCAGGTTGTACTCACCTCCATATTTGTAGCCGGTGTGTTCTGGAGGTAAGGAGCACTCAAAACCTACAAAACCCAAGAAAACTATAAGCCCGCAAGTTCAATTAGCATCGCACATTCGCACTTCGCAGCAACGCACACAATTATTGACAAACAACAACATAAGAACACCGAGTGGCATACCTTTACTTGCTCATGTAAAAATCGGATATATTCCATCGCCTCTAACAGGACAGAGGCTGTATCAGTCTGCATAAGATTCCATATACAAACCATAAGAAAGCATCTTAATAAAGAATTCGAATTCTAAAATACGCGTCTTCAAGGAAAGGCTAATGTTCCTTACCTTGCCGTATGGAGAAACAAGTTGCTGTAGTGTGGTAATCTTCTCACCgagtttttcttttctttcctgCATTAATAAACCATCGGTATAAATCCTACTCGAGAAACCCCATGGATTTGCTTCCATGGGAAATAAGAAAGGACATACTAAACGTAAAACGAACCTACCTTGCTAGACATCGACATATCAACCTTCTGCCGCTTGGATTCAACTGACGTGAAACTATTCGGGTCGATTGGCTGAACACTCCTTTTAAGTTCGGTCATTTCACTGTTCTAAACTTTCCTAGCACACATATAATAGATAGACATTACTTAGTACAATAGTTTTACATGGATACGTAAGCACATTGATAGAAAGACATTACTTGATTAAGTAGGAAAGTGTAAAATGGACTCGGTACTCCGATCAAACAAATTTAATATTCATTATTCCATTGACATTaaatggctcccacctaggcaaGACTTGGAGGGCAGATGTACGCTACCCCTTGTTAGTAATAACAAAAaggttgtttttgattgacATTTTATAACAAACATCATATGACACTTCACATACATAAGAAGCACACATGACTTAATGATCATTTCAATATAATCCATTATAATCCGAA
Proteins encoded in this region:
- the LOC130825325 gene encoding transcription factor bHLH153 isoform X1; protein product: MQTLIFSNSEMTELKRSVQPIDPNSFTSVESKRQKVDMSMSSKERKEKLGEKITTLQQLVSPYGKTDTASVLLEAMEYIRFLHEQVKVLSAPYLQNTPATNMEELVHYSLRSKGLCLVPIECTAGLPGSNGADIWAPIKTGSPRF
- the LOC130825325 gene encoding transcription factor bHLH153 isoform X2; the protein is MTELKRSVQPIDPNSFTSVESKRQKVDMSMSSKERKEKLGEKITTLQQLVSPYGKTDTASVLLEAMEYIRFLHEQVKVLSAPYLQNTPATNMEELVHYSLRSKGLCLVPIECTAGLPGSNGADIWAPIKTGSPRF
- the LOC130825324 gene encoding putative receptor protein kinase ZmPK1: MRNQTTSLFLLLLLLFVFTNLNSPTFARNFLPKGSSLNVKDPSNTDNLLISPDKTFTCGFLNTGTTNAYYFSIWFTNSKQKTFVWTSNRDNPVNGRGSRLTLRKNGVMVLTDIDGSIVWQTNTTGSNVERAELLNTGNLVLRDQIGNILWQSFDFPTHTLLPNQIFGKTQKLVSGIGPDMIGTGYFSFFFDTDNVLRMMYDGPEISSVYWPNIGFTVYQNGRTNYNSSRIAVFDDLGTFSSSDQLQFSASDVGIGIKRRLTMDYDGNFRVYSLNESSGLWNITWQAVSKLCDVHGLCGRNGICVNTPKPMCSCPPLYEPIDSSDSSKGCKPKFKRSCSDSRFVELPHVDYYGYDLNFSLGASFEVCKELCVGDCRCQAFSYRVTGQGLCFTKSALFNGFRSDEFPGSLYIRLPSSTQTTLKPVISVNVSRIDCSRGKVLAFPNKYDITSLRFRWVYLYSFFIVIGALEVLILLAGWWFLFRKHGFTASMEGGYQVLSNQFRSYSYKELKKATGNFKEEVGKGGFGAVYKGTLVDDRVVAVKKLGDVVQGEEEFWAEVSTIGKINHMNLARMWGFCSERKHRLLVYEYVPKGSLDKHLFSSTTFLGWKERFKIALGTAKGLAYLHHECLEWVIHCDVKPENILIDENYEAKISDFGLAKLYQRGNHGSSEMTRIRGTKGYMAPEWAMNLPITAKVDVYSYGVVILELVKGIRLSSWVVEDHGDVALEEIPEFVRFVRLAKRKMQNGEDSWVEDLVDPRLEGNFSWNQATMMIEVGLLCVEEDRNKRPTMESVVQALSECCADEN